From the genome of Phreatobacter cathodiphilus, one region includes:
- a CDS encoding M15 family metallopeptidase, with translation MGPTRRILFGALAAPLLALRPAAADDGERLGRLAAAYPDHIARREGADLVWRDGTRMATGAGAPERPFEVMLRDATLADQMRQAYPAGPPAGPPPRNHSPGRLRNTAFFVKMYGDCRHGGAQGRHRTVTWMPKTRPQALPVTTVNDVATRLERVVADLEGLPDRLKAYLVPSAGTFNCRTVADTGLLSMHAHAAAIDLAVAHSDYWSWARARGDIPYRNRIPYAIAEVFEAHRFIWGGKWYHYDTMHFEYRPELIGGS, from the coding sequence GTGGGGCCGACGCGGCGGATCCTGTTCGGGGCTCTGGCGGCACCGCTCCTGGCGCTCCGGCCCGCGGCCGCCGATGACGGCGAGCGCCTCGGCCGTCTCGCCGCGGCCTATCCCGACCACATCGCGCGGCGCGAGGGCGCCGATCTCGTCTGGCGCGACGGCACGCGGATGGCGACGGGTGCCGGCGCGCCGGAGCGCCCCTTCGAGGTCATGCTGCGCGACGCGACCCTCGCCGACCAGATGCGCCAGGCTTACCCGGCCGGCCCTCCGGCGGGGCCGCCGCCGCGCAACCACAGCCCGGGGCGGCTGCGCAACACCGCCTTCTTCGTGAAGATGTATGGCGACTGCCGGCACGGCGGCGCGCAGGGGCGCCACCGCACCGTCACCTGGATGCCGAAGACGCGGCCGCAGGCCCTGCCGGTGACGACGGTCAACGACGTGGCGACGCGGCTGGAGCGCGTCGTCGCCGATCTCGAGGGCCTGCCGGACCGGCTGAAGGCCTATCTCGTGCCCTCGGCGGGCACGTTCAACTGCCGCACGGTGGCCGATACCGGCCTCCTCAGCATGCACGCCCATGCCGCCGCCATCGACCTCGCCGTCGCCCATTCCGACTACTGGTCATGGGCGCGGGCGCGCGGCGACATCCCCTACCGCAACCGCATCCCCTATGCGATCGCCGAGGTGTTCGAGGCGCATCGCTTCATCTGGGGCGGCAAGTGGTATCACTACGACACCATGCATTTCGAATACCGGCCGGAGCTGATCGGCGGGTCTTAG
- a CDS encoding YARHG domain-containing protein: MSARLVTAALFLAASTAGLAAQDYSGWSCRDLWLERNQIYKDAGYCFSTPRAIRTFGNAGCVYDRQGDVPLSNTQRRIIEAIIRAERFNGCTD, translated from the coding sequence ATGTCCGCAAGGCTCGTCACCGCCGCCCTCTTCCTCGCCGCATCGACCGCCGGCCTCGCCGCTCAGGACTACAGCGGCTGGTCGTGCCGCGACCTGTGGCTGGAGCGGAACCAGATCTACAAGGATGCCGGCTACTGCTTCTCCACGCCGCGCGCCATCCGCACCTTCGGCAATGCCGGCTGCGTCTATGACCGGCAGGGCGACGTGCCGCTGTCGAACACGCAGCGCCGCATCATCGAGGCGATCATCCGGGCCGAGCGGTTCAACGGCTGCACCGATTGA
- a CDS encoding response regulator transcription factor, which yields MTAENPIRETLHFAVRHAFPIVAETIEALVRASHPGAQASDPSKASLVIASLSDLDGLDCAEGARVAVLIDHADRRPVQEARARGAVAAIPLDLPADHLRAALGSVIAQRSWWPVVTAIDPEGDLSSSRKLDALSGQQFKVLDLMSRGRLNKQIAYDLGISEGTVKSHVSSILRKLGVERRTQAIATFITAHEASARMPVRSVPDGAAAHLSRATHAAR from the coding sequence ATGACTGCCGAAAATCCCATTCGCGAGACTTTGCACTTCGCCGTGCGCCATGCCTTCCCGATCGTCGCGGAGACGATCGAGGCGCTGGTGCGGGCGAGCCATCCCGGCGCCCAGGCGAGCGACCCGTCCAAGGCCAGCCTGGTGATCGCCAGCCTCTCCGACCTCGACGGGCTCGACTGCGCCGAGGGCGCCCGCGTCGCCGTGCTGATCGACCACGCCGACCGCCGTCCCGTGCAGGAGGCGCGCGCCCGTGGCGCCGTCGCCGCCATTCCGCTGGATCTGCCGGCCGACCACCTGCGCGCCGCTCTCGGCAGCGTCATCGCCCAGCGGAGCTGGTGGCCGGTGGTGACCGCCATCGACCCGGAGGGCGACCTGTCGTCGTCGCGCAAGCTCGACGCCCTGTCGGGTCAGCAGTTCAAGGTCCTCGACCTGATGAGCCGCGGCCGCCTCAACAAGCAGATCGCCTACGACCTCGGCATTTCCGAGGGGACCGTGAAGTCGCACGTCTCCTCGATCCTGCGGAAGCTCGGCGTCGAGCGCCGCACCCAGGCCATCGCCACCTTCATCACCGCCCACGAGGCCAGCGCCCGCATGCCGGTGCGCAGCGTGCCGGACGGCGCCGCCGCCCACCTGTCGCGCGCCACCCACGCGGCGCGCTGA
- a CDS encoding helix-turn-helix domain-containing protein has product MSRKVFVGPALRRLREETRLTQTAFSQRLGLSVSYLNQIENNQRPVTASVLVALGQTFGVDLATFATDDIDRLVTDLREASADPLLTDAAPSLQDLKRVASDSPAFARAFLRLHQTARRLGERLQAAGDAPILPPSGEETAGALLPYEEVRDYFHYVDNYVDDLDRAAEDLAERLGLAAASDRVQVLAGYLAARHGLNVDANANLGDDVLERYEAGPNIIALDGSLDSSTRAFLLANRIARLEQSDTMAAIVSAAGFRSRAAADIGRVALANYFAGALLLPYRRFLAAAKETRHDLDWLGRIFGASLEQVCHRLSTLQRGGQRGIPFYFVKVDRAGNVIKRHSATRFQFARFGGACPLWNVHEAFEQAGRTFVQVAEMPDGTRYLSLARAVTKGAAHWRAPVRRYAFGLGCEISYAGEIVYSEGIDLKADANVAKIGVSCRICERANCHQRAVPPIDREIRVPSDRRKVVPFDLS; this is encoded by the coding sequence ATGTCGCGCAAGGTCTTCGTCGGTCCCGCTCTACGCCGGTTGCGCGAGGAGACGCGCCTCACCCAGACAGCGTTTTCCCAGCGGCTTGGCCTGTCGGTCAGCTATCTCAACCAGATCGAGAACAACCAGCGGCCGGTGACGGCGAGCGTGCTCGTGGCGCTCGGCCAGACCTTCGGCGTCGACCTCGCCACCTTCGCCACCGACGACATCGACCGCCTGGTCACCGACCTGCGCGAGGCCTCCGCCGACCCGCTGCTCACCGACGCCGCGCCGAGCCTCCAGGACCTGAAGCGGGTCGCCTCCGACAGCCCCGCCTTCGCCCGGGCCTTCCTGCGCCTGCACCAGACGGCGCGCCGCCTCGGCGAACGCCTCCAGGCGGCGGGCGATGCACCCATCCTGCCGCCGTCGGGCGAGGAAACCGCCGGCGCCCTGCTGCCTTACGAGGAGGTGCGCGACTATTTCCACTACGTCGACAACTACGTCGACGACCTCGACCGCGCCGCCGAGGATCTGGCGGAGCGGCTGGGCCTCGCCGCCGCCAGCGACCGGGTCCAGGTGCTCGCCGGCTATCTCGCCGCTCGGCACGGCCTGAACGTCGACGCCAATGCCAATCTCGGCGACGACGTGCTGGAGCGCTACGAGGCCGGGCCCAACATCATCGCCCTCGACGGCTCGCTCGATTCCTCCACCCGCGCCTTCCTGCTCGCCAACCGCATCGCCCGGCTGGAACAGTCCGACACCATGGCCGCCATCGTCTCGGCCGCCGGCTTTCGCTCGCGCGCGGCGGCCGATATCGGCCGCGTCGCCCTCGCCAATTATTTCGCCGGCGCGCTGCTGCTGCCCTACCGGCGCTTCCTCGCCGCCGCCAAGGAGACGCGCCACGACCTCGACTGGCTCGGCCGCATCTTCGGGGCGAGCCTCGAACAGGTCTGCCACCGGCTGTCGACGCTGCAGCGCGGCGGCCAGCGCGGCATCCCCTTCTACTTCGTCAAGGTCGACCGCGCCGGCAACGTGATCAAGCGCCACTCGGCGACCCGCTTCCAGTTCGCGCGCTTCGGCGGCGCCTGCCCGCTGTGGAACGTCCACGAGGCCTTCGAACAGGCCGGGCGCACCTTCGTCCAGGTGGCGGAAATGCCGGACGGCACGCGCTATCTCTCCCTGGCCCGGGCCGTCACCAAGGGCGCGGCCCACTGGCGCGCGCCGGTGCGGCGCTATGCCTTCGGCCTGGGGTGCGAGATCTCCTATGCCGGCGAGATCGTCTATTCCGAGGGCATCGACCTCAAGGCCGATGCGAACGTGGCGAAGATCGGCGTCTCCTGCCGCATCTGCGAGCGCGCCAATTGCCACCAGCGCGCCGTGCCGCCGATCGACCGCGAGATCCGCGTGCCGAGCGACCGGCGCAAGGTCGTGCCCTTCGACCTGAGTTGA
- the glpK gene encoding glycerol kinase GlpK: MPSDRHQPVIVAIDQGTTSSRAIVFSAELEVMAVAQREFTQHFPASGWVEHDPEEIWTSVVETTRQALAKAGVTAADVAGIGITNQRETVVVWDRATGEPVHRAIVWQDRRTSAACARLRAEGHEALVQARSGLIIDPYFSGTKLAWILDTVPGARERAERGDLAFGTIDSFLLWRLTGGRVHATDATNAARTMLFDIHRGTWDEDLCRLLRVPAALLPAVMDCAAPFGSTDPALFGGAIAIGGMAGDQQAATVGQACFAPGMMKSTYGTGCFALLNTGGEAVASRNKLLTTIAYQLKGQRTYALEGSIFVAGAAVQWLRDGLGIVKMAGETGALAAASDPNQEVILVPAFVGLGAPYWDADCRGAIFGLTRGTGPKEMARAALESVCFQTADLLGAMKADWPGAGSSGTVLRVDGGMVASDWTMQRLADLLDAPVDRPKVLETTALGAAYLAGLARGVCPEPAEFARSWALERRFTPAMEAATREDKLARWKDAVARTLTRR, from the coding sequence ATGCCCTCCGATCGGCACCAACCCGTGATCGTCGCCATCGACCAGGGGACGACCTCCTCCCGCGCCATCGTGTTCAGCGCGGAGCTGGAGGTGATGGCGGTGGCGCAGCGCGAGTTCACCCAGCATTTCCCGGCCTCCGGCTGGGTGGAGCACGATCCGGAGGAGATCTGGACGAGCGTCGTGGAGACGACGCGGCAGGCGCTGGCGAAGGCAGGCGTCACCGCCGCCGACGTCGCCGGCATCGGCATCACCAACCAGCGGGAAACCGTGGTCGTCTGGGACCGGGCCACCGGCGAGCCCGTCCACCGCGCCATCGTCTGGCAGGACCGGCGCACCTCGGCCGCCTGCGCCAGGTTGCGCGCCGAGGGCCACGAGGCGCTGGTGCAGGCCCGATCTGGCCTCATCATCGACCCCTATTTCTCCGGCACCAAGCTCGCCTGGATTCTCGACACGGTGCCGGGCGCTCGGGAACGGGCCGAGCGGGGGGACCTCGCCTTCGGCACCATCGACAGCTTCCTGCTGTGGCGGCTGACCGGCGGCAGGGTCCATGCGACCGACGCCACCAATGCGGCGCGGACCATGCTGTTCGACATCCACCGCGGCACATGGGACGAGGATCTTTGCCGGCTTCTGCGGGTGCCGGCGGCCCTGCTGCCCGCAGTGATGGATTGCGCCGCCCCCTTCGGCTCCACCGATCCGGCGCTGTTCGGCGGCGCCATCGCCATCGGCGGCATGGCCGGCGACCAGCAGGCGGCGACGGTGGGCCAGGCCTGTTTCGCGCCGGGCATGATGAAGTCGACCTACGGCACCGGCTGCTTCGCCCTGCTCAACACCGGCGGAGAGGCCGTCGCCTCCCGCAACAAGCTGCTCACCACCATCGCCTATCAGTTGAAGGGCCAGCGCACCTATGCCCTCGAAGGCTCCATTTTCGTCGCCGGCGCGGCGGTGCAGTGGCTGCGCGACGGCCTCGGCATCGTGAAGATGGCAGGCGAGACGGGCGCGCTCGCGGCGGCCTCCGACCCGAACCAGGAGGTCATCCTCGTGCCGGCCTTCGTCGGCCTCGGCGCGCCCTATTGGGACGCGGACTGCCGCGGCGCCATTTTCGGCCTGACGCGCGGGACGGGGCCGAAGGAGATGGCGCGGGCGGCGCTGGAGAGCGTCTGTTTCCAGACCGCCGATCTTCTTGGCGCCATGAAAGCGGACTGGCCGGGAGCGGGCTCCTCCGGCACGGTGCTCAGGGTCGACGGCGGCATGGTCGCCTCCGACTGGACGATGCAGCGGCTCGCCGATCTGCTCGACGCGCCGGTGGACCGGCCGAAGGTTTTGGAGACCACGGCGCTGGGGGCCGCCTATCTCGCCGGTCTCGCGCGAGGCGTCTGCCCGGAGCCGGCGGAGTTCGCGCGGAGCTGGGCGCTGGAGCGGCGCTTCACCCCGGCCATGGAGGCCGCGACCCGCGAGGACAAGCTGGCGCGCTGGAAGGATGCGGTGGCGCGCACGCTGACGCGTCGGTGA
- the glpD gene encoding glycerol-3-phosphate dehydrogenase has translation MTETTVDLLVVGGGINGAGIARDAAGRGASVMLVEQDDLASATSSWSTKLIHGGLRYLEHYEFRLVREALIEREVLWAIAPHIIRPLRFVLPHHEGLRPAWLLRLGLFLYDHLGGRKRLWPTRTLDLSADPAGKPLKAGYGKAFEYSDCRVDDSRLVVLNARDAADRGALIRTRTRAVAARREGGLWHVTLEDRLHGGTETVAARALVNAAGPWVESFLTGAAKTTPPARVRLVQGSHIVVRRLFDHDRAYIFQNADNRIIFAIPYERDFTLIGTTDQDYAGDPAAVKASEAEIAYLCAAASEYFRDPVTPADVVWTYSGVRPLYDDGASAAQEATRDYVLNKDGGGNVPPLLSVFGGKITTYRRLAIGALAELAADLPALRGKADWTAAAPLPGGDIDLDAPVAAGESLWRSHPFLDPAVAARLAAAYGTRAGRILAGAASMADLGRDFGGGLTEAEIAYLRREEWAVTAEDVLWRRSKLGLHLDAEQRAAVAAHIGG, from the coding sequence ATGACCGAGACGACGGTCGACCTTCTGGTGGTCGGCGGAGGGATCAACGGGGCGGGCATCGCCCGCGACGCCGCCGGACGCGGTGCTTCGGTGATGCTGGTGGAGCAGGACGACCTCGCCAGCGCCACCTCCTCCTGGTCCACCAAGCTGATCCATGGCGGCCTGCGCTATCTCGAGCACTACGAGTTCCGCCTGGTGCGCGAGGCGCTCATCGAGCGCGAGGTGCTCTGGGCCATCGCGCCGCACATCATCCGGCCGCTGCGCTTCGTGCTGCCGCACCACGAGGGCCTGCGGCCGGCCTGGCTGCTGCGCCTCGGCCTCTTCCTCTACGACCATCTCGGCGGCCGCAAGCGCCTGTGGCCGACGCGCACCCTCGACCTCTCCGCGGACCCCGCCGGCAAGCCGCTGAAGGCGGGCTACGGCAAGGCCTTCGAATATTCCGACTGCCGTGTCGACGATTCGCGCCTCGTCGTGCTCAACGCCCGCGACGCCGCCGACCGCGGCGCCCTCATCCGCACCCGCACCCGGGCGGTAGCGGCGCGCCGCGAGGGCGGCCTCTGGCACGTTACCCTCGAGGACCGCCTCCACGGCGGCACCGAGACCGTCGCGGCCCGGGCGCTGGTCAACGCCGCCGGTCCCTGGGTCGAGAGCTTCCTCACCGGCGCGGCCAAGACCACCCCGCCGGCGCGGGTGCGCCTCGTCCAGGGCTCGCACATCGTCGTGCGCCGGCTCTTCGATCACGACCGCGCCTACATCTTCCAGAACGCCGACAACCGCATCATCTTCGCCATCCCCTACGAGCGCGACTTCACGCTGATCGGCACCACCGACCAGGACTATGCGGGCGATCCCGCGGCGGTGAAGGCGAGCGAGGCGGAGATCGCCTATCTCTGCGCCGCGGCGAGCGAGTATTTCCGCGACCCGGTGACGCCCGCCGACGTGGTCTGGACCTATTCCGGCGTGCGGCCGCTCTATGACGACGGCGCCTCCGCCGCCCAGGAGGCGACCCGCGACTACGTCCTCAACAAGGACGGCGGCGGCAACGTGCCGCCGCTCCTCTCGGTCTTCGGCGGCAAGATCACCACCTATCGCCGGCTTGCCATCGGCGCCCTCGCCGAACTCGCGGCGGACCTGCCGGCGCTCCGCGGCAAGGCCGACTGGACGGCCGCCGCACCGCTTCCCGGCGGCGACATCGATCTCGACGCCCCCGTCGCCGCCGGCGAGAGCCTGTGGCGCAGCCACCCCTTCCTCGACCCCGCGGTGGCCGCCCGCCTCGCCGCCGCCTACGGCACCCGCGCCGGCCGCATCCTCGCGGGTGCGGCCTCCATGGCCGATCTCGGCCGCGACTTCGGCGGCGGCCTCACCGAGGCCGAGATCGCCTACCTCCGGCGCGAGGAATGGGCGGTGACCGCCGAGGACGTACTGTGGCGGCGCTCCAAGCTCGGTCTCCATCTCGATGCGGAGCAGCGGGCGGCCGTGGCGGCCCATATCGGCGGATGA
- a CDS encoding TIGR03862 family flavoprotein produces the protein MSRPAAVAIVGAGPAGLFAAERLAAAGAAVTVYDRMPSPARKLLLAGRGGLNLTHSEPRDAFIGRYPALPPRVSAALDAFPPAALRAWAEGLGEPTFVGTSGRVFPRAFKASPLVRAWLARLAGLGVRLVMRHRLVGIAPQSLVLEGPEGRSDVSFDAALLALGGASWPRMGSDGGWTSLLEGLGVPVAPLRPSNMGVDIAWSADFAARFAGSPLKAVAFSLGERRVRGEAVITAGGLEGGAIYALSTALREAVAEAGARLALDLKPDLSPEAVAARLAGARPKDSLSAVLKKRLSLSPQAVALLRETEGGTLPRDLPALAARVKHAVLAVSGVRPLDRAISTAGGVRFDALGEGFELAALPGIFVAGEMLDWEAPTGGYLLQATFATGAAAAAGIAARLGLPPDADTAPDW, from the coding sequence ATGAGCCGGCCGGCGGCGGTGGCGATCGTCGGCGCGGGCCCCGCGGGGCTCTTCGCCGCCGAGCGGCTGGCTGCCGCGGGCGCCGCCGTGACCGTCTACGACCGCATGCCCTCGCCGGCCCGCAAGCTGCTGCTGGCCGGCCGCGGCGGGCTCAACCTCACCCATTCCGAGCCGCGGGACGCTTTCATCGGCCGCTATCCCGCCCTGCCGCCGCGGGTCTCGGCCGCGCTCGACGCCTTTCCGCCGGCCGCTCTGCGCGCCTGGGCCGAGGGGCTCGGCGAGCCGACCTTCGTCGGCACGTCCGGCCGGGTCTTTCCCCGCGCCTTCAAGGCCTCGCCCCTGGTCCGCGCCTGGCTCGCCCGCCTCGCCGGCCTCGGCGTGCGCCTGGTCATGCGCCACCGCCTCGTCGGCATCGCCCCGCAGAGCCTGGTCCTCGAGGGACCGGAGGGGCGGAGCGACGTGAGCTTCGACGCCGCCCTCCTCGCCCTCGGCGGGGCGAGCTGGCCGCGCATGGGGTCCGACGGCGGCTGGACCTCTCTTCTCGAAGGGCTGGGCGTGCCGGTCGCGCCGCTCCGCCCCTCCAACATGGGCGTGGACATCGCCTGGTCGGCGGATTTCGCCGCCCGCTTCGCCGGCTCTCCGCTGAAGGCCGTGGCGTTCTCCCTCGGCGAGCGCCGGGTGCGGGGCGAGGCGGTGATCACCGCCGGGGGGCTGGAGGGAGGCGCGATCTACGCCCTGTCCACCGCCCTTCGCGAGGCTGTCGCCGAAGCCGGCGCGCGGCTGGCCCTCGACTTGAAGCCGGACCTGTCGCCCGAGGCTGTCGCCGCGCGGCTCGCCGGCGCCCGGCCGAAGGACTCGCTGTCGGCCGTGCTGAAGAAGCGCCTGTCGCTCAGCCCCCAGGCCGTGGCGCTGCTGCGCGAGACGGAGGGCGGCACCCTGCCGCGCGACCTTCCCGCGCTCGCCGCCCGCGTCAAGCACGCGGTTCTCGCCGTCTCCGGCGTGCGGCCGCTCGACCGTGCCATCTCGACCGCCGGCGGCGTCCGCTTCGACGCGCTGGGCGAGGGGTTCGAACTCGCGGCTCTCCCGGGGATTTTCGTCGCCGGCGAGATGCTCGACTGGGAGGCCCCGACGGGGGGCTACCTGCTGCAGGCGACCTTCGCCACCGGGGCGGCGGCCGCGGCGGGCATCGCCGCGCGGCTCGGCCTGCCGCCGGACGCGGACACGGCGCCGGACTGGTAG
- a CDS encoding TadE/TadG family type IV pilus assembly protein has translation MSFASPLSRLRSAAAGATAALAALRRDSRGVSAVEFALVLPLMVTLFLATVETTQGLQADRKVSLAARALSDLSSQATAISNTDMSNILDATADVIAPFAIGNAKIVVTGIQTDINGVSRAVWSDARNATRYTCGQTMTVPSELKPTLGTTGFLVLAEVSYTYTPTVAYLISGSILLSDRLYTRPRIGESVSRTPSQGSGCI, from the coding sequence ATGAGCTTCGCCTCGCCCCTCTCCCGGCTCAGGTCCGCGGCCGCCGGGGCCACCGCCGCCCTCGCGGCCCTGCGCCGCGATTCGCGCGGGGTATCGGCGGTCGAGTTCGCCCTTGTCCTGCCGCTCATGGTGACCCTGTTCCTGGCGACGGTGGAGACGACGCAGGGCCTGCAGGCGGACCGCAAGGTCTCGCTCGCCGCCCGCGCGCTGTCGGACCTGTCCTCCCAGGCGACGGCCATTTCCAATACCGACATGAGCAACATTCTGGACGCGACGGCGGACGTCATCGCGCCCTTCGCGATCGGCAATGCCAAGATCGTCGTCACCGGCATCCAGACCGACATCAACGGCGTCTCGCGCGCCGTGTGGAGCGATGCGCGCAACGCCACGCGCTACACCTGCGGCCAGACCATGACCGTGCCGAGCGAGCTCAAGCCCACCCTCGGCACCACCGGCTTCCTGGTGCTGGCGGAGGTGAGCTACACCTACACGCCGACGGTGGCCTATCTCATCTCCGGCTCGATCCTCCTGTCGGATCGGCTCTATACCCGCCCGCGCATCGGCGAATCGGTCAGCCGCACGCCGAGCCAGGGCTCGGGCTGCATCTGA